DNA sequence from the Halococcus salsus genome:
CGGATTCACCCGTGCTGGTCGTCGGCGACCACGTCGCGCGCGCCGGCGGGGTCGAGGCGGCCGTGAGGTTCGCCGAGGCCGCCGGGACCCGCGTTCACAGCGAGATCCTCGCCAGTGAGACCGACTTCCCCGGCGACCACGACCAGTGGGTCTCGCCGATCCCACCCAACGAGGACCTCGCGGCGACACTGTTGAGCGCCGACACAGTGGTTTTCGCGGGCTGTTCGACCAACACCACGCTGACACGCCACGAGCGCGAGCTCGTCGACGACGACACGACCTGCATCCACCTCACCGACGCGCCCCACGAACTCGGGAAGAACCAACCGGCCGACGCCGCCGTTCTCGGCGACCCCGGGGCGGTCTTGGACGAACTCGCGGACCGGGTTCGCGACCGGCTCGACGAGGGAACCAGGACCGAGCGCCTCGACGCGGTGGCCGCGACGAAGGAGATGGTCGCGGGGCAGATAGCGGGGATCGGCACCGGCGACGAGGAGAGCCCACACGCCTCGAAGGCCGAGCTCGTGGACGCGCTCTACGAGGCCGCCCCCGACGCCTTCATCGTCGACGAGGGGATCACCGCGAAGTACGCGATGCTCGCCCGCTGGCCGCTCGGGCCCGAACAGTACATCTCCAACAAGGGCGGCGGCCTCGGCTACGGCCTGCCCGCCTCCGTGGGCGCGGCGCTGGCCGAGTCCCTCCGGGACGAACCCCGGGACGTCATGGGGTTCGTTGGCGACGGCTCGTATCTCTACTACCCCCACAGCCTCTACACCGCTGCGCGCTACGACCTCGATCTCACCGTCGTGATCCCCGACAACCGCAACTATCGAATCCTGAAGGACAACACCCTCGACCTGCTCGGTGGCGACGAGACCGACTACGACTGGACCGACATGGAGTTCGCGCCACCGGTGGATATCCCGACGAACGCCGAGAGCCACGGCGCACGCGGGGAGCTGGTCGAGTCACCCGAGGATATCGCCGCCGCCGTCACGAGCGCGCTCGACCGGGACGGCCCGGATGTGCTCGACGTGCTGGTTCACGACTGAGACCACCACAACGCACATATCGCTGGTTTGCCGAGATGTGAACGAATGGCCCGTTCGGTTCCGGTTCTGGTCCTCGTGCTGGCGCTCGTTCTCGCGGGCTGCAACGGCTTCGTCTCCGATGACGACACCCCCACGGAGACGGTCACGCCGGTCGCGGTGCCCACCGACGAGCCAACGCCGACGCCGACCCCACAGCTCGCCCCCGGTCTCGACGAAACGGGCGTCACCGACCCCGTCGAGCTCGGCGAGGCCCACGCCGCCGTGCTCGACAACCGCTCGTTCACGGTCCACAGCGAGACGACGGTCCGCTTCGCCAACGGCAGCATCTACCGACACGACGAGCGGATCGGACGGTTCGCGGCGAACCGAAGTCGGTACCACGTCTCGTCGAACGGCTCCGGGTCGGTACCGATTCGCAACGCCTCGTGGTACAGCGTCGAAGCCTGGTCGGACGGGTCGCAGGTCCTCACCGCACAGCGGATCGACGGGGACACGTCCTACGACACGCAACGCGGTCTCGACGGGAGCCCGGCATCGGTTCGCGAGGGCTACAACGGGTTCTTCCGGTTCGAACCGGGGACCGGACAGGCGGTCTACACGGTGTTCGGCGCGACCGAGACCCGGTTCGTCGGCGAGACGCGTCGAAACGGGGATCGGTTCTATCAGGTCACGGCGACCGACGTGACGAACCCGGACGCGTTCGCCGACGGGGGCGTCGAGGAGCTCCGGTATCCCTCGCTTCGCGCGCTGATCGCGCCCACTGGCCTCGTTCGCGAGTACCGCCTCGATTACACCGCGACGCTCGACGGCTCGGGGGCCCCGAACGAGACGGGGCGAACGGTCCACGTCGACCGCTGGGTGAGCTACACCGACATCGGGACCACAACGGTCGAGCGCCCGTCGTGGTACGACGAAGCCGTCGCGAATGCCTCGACGACCACGGAATCATAGTCTACTCGGGTGGGTCGACCCACAGCCGCTCGCCGTCGAGGGTCTCGGGGAAGATCTTCCCCGGGTTGAGGGTGTCCGTTGGGTCGAGCGCGTGCTTGACCGTGCGCATCGCCTCGACGCCCGCCTCGCCGTGTTCGGCCACGAGGTACTTGCGCTTTCCCTGGCCGACGCCGTGTTCGCCGGTCGAGGTGCCGCCGAGTTCGATCGCGCGCTCGACGATGGCGTCCGAGACCGCCGTGCCCGCCGCGCGTTCGTCCGGGTCGTCGAGGTCCACGAGCACGTTGTAGTGGACGTTGCCGTCGCCCGCGTGCCCGAAACACAGCACGTCGAGGCCGTGCGCCGCGGCCTCGTCCTTCGCGAACCGAACCATCGCCGGGTAGTCGCTGATGGGGACGGTGACGTCGCCGGGTTTGACGGGTCGGCGCGGCGGGTCGTAGGCGACCATCGCTGGGGCGAGGTCGCGGCGGGCCTGCCAGAGCCGCTCCATCGCCTCGCCCGCGCCGACCTCGAACCCCGTCGCGCCGCACCGTTCGAACACCTCGCGGCAGGTCTCGACCTCGGTCCCGACACCGTGGTTCGCGTGGAATTCGAGGAAAACCAGCGGCGATTCGGGGAGATCGGTACCGGAGTAGGCGTTGGCGACCGCGGCGCTCAGCGGGTCGAGGAGTTCGATCGTGGCGACGTCGACCCCCGCTTGCATCGTCGCCGAGACCGCCTCGGCCGCGGCGTCGAGGTCGTCGAACGTCGCCCGCCCGCCGCGGACCTGTTTCGGTCGGCGGGCGAGCTCGAACGTGATCCGTGTCACCACACCGAGCGTGCCCTCGCTTCCGACGAGGAGGTCGGTCAGATTGTAGCCGCTGGAGGTCTTCTTCGCCCGACTCCCGGTCTCGATGACGGTCCCGTCAGCGAGCACGGCTTCGAGCCCGAGCACCCAGTCGTGGACCTCGCCGTACTTCACGGTCTTCGCCCCACTGGCGTCGTTCGCCACCATCCCGCCGACCGTCGAGATGTCGGCGGACTGCGGGAGCGGCGGGAGGAAGAGGTCCGCTTCGTCGACCGCGTCGTTTACGGCGGAGCCGAACACGCCCGGCTCGACGTCGACCTGAAAGTCCGCGGGGTGGACGTCGAGCACCGAGTCCATCCGCGTGAGGTCCATGCTCACGCCGCGATGGGCCGGCAGCGCGTTACCTTCGAGCCCCGTGCCCGCCGCGTAGGGCGTCACCGGAACGCCTCGCCGGGTGGCGGCCGCGAGCACCGCGCTGACTTCCTCGGTGGCCTCGGGCCAGCAGACCGCGTCGGGCATGACGTCCTCGCCGGGCGGCGTTCCCCAGTCGGCGGCGTGGTCGCCGCGCTCGTCGTCGCCGAACGAGACCCGGTCGTCCGGGAGGTGGTCGGTCAGAAACGAACACTCGTGAGTCATGCCGGTCGTCCGTCCGCCGCGGGCATAAACCTCAAGGGAGAGGTGGCGGGCGGACACCGCTCGAAACGGGCTCGGACCGTGCTCATCCCCCGAGTAACCACCGCCGGAGACGCACGAGCGCGCCACCCCGCGCCGTCGTTCGGGTCGTGAGCTCGTCGACCGCCGCCTGCACCCGTTCGACCGGGTCGGTGTCGAACACCTCGTCGGCGAGCCGGGCGAGGAGCCACTCGGTCGCCTCGACGGCGTCGGCGAGGTCGTCGTAGGAGCCCACCCTGAAGTCGTGGGTGACGGGACCGCGGTCGGCCAGGCGCATCGAGAGGTGGAGGCGGAAGACGTCCGGGCCATCCGACCCTCGCTCGCCGAGCCGAACCTCGATGGTGGTCGTCTCGGACGGCCGGTACCGATAGCGATGCCAGCGCATCCCGCCGGCCTCCAACGTCGCCGGCGTCGCCCACCCTGCCGGCGGCTCGACCCGATCGTCGACCATACCGGAGGGAACACGGCCCGTCCTTATCAAACCGATTCCCCGGTCCCCGGATGCAGCCTCGGCGACCGCGACGGGGACCACCGACGCCGATGGCTCCGACGACTGACGGGATCGTCCGATCCCAGTTTGGGTCCGTCCATACCCGGTAACCGTGCTTTCCGGTTCTGGATCGAACAGTCTCTCTCCTATCCGATGTCCATCCGTTCGAACCGAACCCGACTGGCGAGCACCAGCGCCGCCGTGATGCCGAGGAGGACCAGCGCGCCAGCGAGGTCGTAGGTCCCGCCGACCAGGATCGCGTTCGGGTCGAAGTACGCCATCGGCGCGAGGGTGCCGAGCCACGAGACGTCGGAACCCACTACGAGCGATTCGAGGAGGTAGAGACCGAACAGTGTCCCGACCGCGGCGTTGCGCGCGGTCTCGACCCGGTCGAAGACCACCGAACACCCCAGTCCGATCGCCCCACAGCAGAGCAGATACGGGATCGAGAGCAGGTGGAGCGCCGCGAGGTCGGCGACCGCGACCGGCTCCTCGACCAGCCACGACCCGGCGACGAGCACCACGGGAACCACCACGCTGGCGACGAGGACGGGAACGAGCAACGAGAGGAACTTCTCGACGAGCACGCGTGAGCGCGGGACCGGAGCCGCGAGCAGCGTCTCCATCCGGTGGGTGTCGACGTCGCCCGCGACCGACTCGGCGGCGCTGTAGGCCAGGTAGATCCCGAAGAAGAGCCCCCAGAACAGGGTGTAGTACTCGCCGGCGAGCAACCCCTCGACGCTCGTGAGGCTTTCGAGACCGAAGGCCGCCCGGAACTGCGGCGGGAGCGCGTCCGCGAGGCTCTGGACCTCGCTTCCGGCGACGATCTGCGGTGCGAGCGCGAGGAAGACCAGCCCCAGCAGCGAGAACGCGGCGCTGACGCCGAGCGCGCCTCGAACCCGGTGACGAGCCTCGTAGCGCAGGATCTCGAAGGTCATCCCAGATCCATCCTCCGGAAGCGGAGCTGACTCGCGACGACGAGCACGAGGGTAGCGGCGAGCAGGACCGCTGCGCCCCCGAGGTCGTAGGTGCCGTCGAGCAGGATCGCGCTCGGGTCGAAGTAGTGCATCGGTGTGAACCGTTCGACGACCGCGTAGTCGGTGCCGGTGACCAGGGTCCGGGCGAGGAAGGCCACCACGAGCGCGCCGACGGCTCCGCGCTGGGCGAGGCGCTCCTCGGGCAGGAACACCGAGAACGCGAGCCCGATCGCCGCACAGCACAGTAGATATGGAACGGCGAGGACGTGCAGTGCGATCAGGTTCTGGGTGTTCACGGGGTCGTCGATGAGCCAGCCACCGACGTATATCACCACGGGTGT
Encoded proteins:
- a CDS encoding ABC transporter permease subunit, with amino-acid sequence MTFEILRYEARHRVRGALGVSAAFSLLGLVFLALAPQIVAGSEVQSLADALPPQFRAAFGLESLTSVEGLLAGEYYTLFWGLFFGIYLAYSAAESVAGDVDTHRMETLLAAPVPRSRVLVEKFLSLLVPVLVASVVVPVVLVAGSWLVEEPVAVADLAALHLLSIPYLLCCGAIGLGCSVVFDRVETARNAAVGTLFGLYLLESLVVGSDVSWLGTLAPMAYFDPNAILVGGTYDLAGALVLLGITAALVLASRVRFERMDIG
- a CDS encoding thiamine pyrophosphate-binding protein, with product MTDPTRTGAELFVEALADYGVEHVFGNPGTTELPVVHAIADSDIEYILGLHEDIAVGMAGGYAQTRRYHAHHDDSVTPLGVANLHLAPGLAHGLGNLYAAKVAGAPLLVTTGNHSTDFRHEEPILSGNLLRMTRQFCKSSHEVLDVAALPTMIRRAVRTALTPPTGPVFLGLPLDTMLAETDAAPERLGPIPTAGSGDPVELDRAADLLVAADSPVLVVGDHVARAGGVEAAVRFAEAAGTRVHSEILASETDFPGDHDQWVSPIPPNEDLAATLLSADTVVFAGCSTNTTLTRHERELVDDDTTCIHLTDAPHELGKNQPADAAVLGDPGAVLDELADRVRDRLDEGTRTERLDAVAATKEMVAGQIAGIGTGDEESPHASKAELVDALYEAAPDAFIVDEGITAKYAMLARWPLGPEQYISNKGGGLGYGLPASVGAALAESLRDEPRDVMGFVGDGSYLYYPHSLYTAARYDLDLTVVIPDNRNYRILKDNTLDLLGGDETDYDWTDMEFAPPVDIPTNAESHGARGELVESPEDIAAAVTSALDRDGPDVLDVLVHD
- a CDS encoding DUF7537 family lipoprotein, yielding MARSVPVLVLVLALVLAGCNGFVSDDDTPTETVTPVAVPTDEPTPTPTPQLAPGLDETGVTDPVELGEAHAAVLDNRSFTVHSETTVRFANGSIYRHDERIGRFAANRSRYHVSSNGSGSVPIRNASWYSVEAWSDGSQVLTAQRIDGDTSYDTQRGLDGSPASVREGYNGFFRFEPGTGQAVYTVFGATETRFVGETRRNGDRFYQVTATDVTNPDAFADGGVEELRYPSLRALIAPTGLVREYRLDYTATLDGSGAPNETGRTVHVDRWVSYTDIGTTTVERPSWYDEAVANASTTTES
- a CDS encoding FAD-binding oxidoreductase; translation: MTHECSFLTDHLPDDRVSFGDDERGDHAADWGTPPGEDVMPDAVCWPEATEEVSAVLAAATRRGVPVTPYAAGTGLEGNALPAHRGVSMDLTRMDSVLDVHPADFQVDVEPGVFGSAVNDAVDEADLFLPPLPQSADISTVGGMVANDASGAKTVKYGEVHDWVLGLEAVLADGTVIETGSRAKKTSSGYNLTDLLVGSEGTLGVVTRITFELARRPKQVRGGRATFDDLDAAAEAVSATMQAGVDVATIELLDPLSAAVANAYSGTDLPESPLVFLEFHANHGVGTEVETCREVFERCGATGFEVGAGEAMERLWQARRDLAPAMVAYDPPRRPVKPGDVTVPISDYPAMVRFAKDEAAAHGLDVLCFGHAGDGNVHYNVLVDLDDPDERAAGTAVSDAIVERAIELGGTSTGEHGVGQGKRKYLVAEHGEAGVEAMRTVKHALDPTDTLNPGKIFPETLDGERLWVDPPE